The sequence ATATTGACGTATCCGCTTACTCGCAAACCTCTAAAGGGCAGGTTATTACGGTTAGAATTCCAAACACGACCGGGTTTCAGAACCTGCTGATCAACGTCGGCGAAACCAAAAACTGGGGTTACGAAGCTGAGTTTAAATACCTGATTGCCAGAGGAGGTAAATTTTCGTGGGATGCCAGCGTACGGTATTCTTACAACGATAACAAAGTTGTTGACCTCTATCCGGGCATCACAGAATTCCAGTACGGTGGATTTTCTTACGCCAATACGAACGTAATTAAAGATATGCGTTTCCCTTACCTGAAAACCGACGGCTATCAATATGCGCCGGATGGATCAGGTCGTGTACTGGTTAACGCAACCACGGGCTATCCATTGCGTCAGACTACCTTAACGGGTCGGGGTGGTGTTCTGCCCCGGCATATTGCTGGGCTGGGTTCGAAAATCGAGTACGGTGATTTTGGCTTTACGTTTAACTTCGAATACCGGGGTGGCAACGTAATGTTCAGCGATCTGGGTCGGCAGATGACCTTTACCGGAACAGGTAAATGGACCGAAGACCGTGCACCGCACATCTTCGCGAATTCAGCTTATCTGGGCCCTGATGGAACAACGGTGATTCCGAATACGAGCGTTAATGTACGCGAAGCTGAATATTCTTTATGGGTAGATAACTACCGGCTGATCTCGGAGAACTTTGTTACACCAGCCTGGTTCATCAAACTGCGTGACATTAACCTGTCCTATCGTTTGCCCCAGAAATTGCTGTCTAAAACGAAAATCTTCTCGGGAGCCAGCATTGCCTTGTATGGCCGGAATCTTATCACCATTGTCGATAAGCTCAACTACTATACGGATCCTGAGTTTAGTTACCAGGGTAATCCGCTACCAGGAAGCCAGGCAACGTCAACGCCGACCACTACGTCAGCTATCGGCCTTGGTATTAACACCACGGGCCAGACTCCACCTGTACGTCAGTATGGGGTTAACATTAACCTTTCGTTTTAATCACCCAACGATTGACTTGACATGAAATTCAAAACAATAATTATAGCCGCTTTAGTGGCCGTGATTGGTACGAGCTGTGATCCGAAATCATATCTGGACGTTAACACCAATCCGAATCAGTTGCCAACCGCTTCACCGAGCTTTGTCTTTACGAATGCCCTGAATACGTCAGCCAGAAATATTGCTGGAAATACAGATGGACAGGGATCAAGCGAAATCGGTTTCTACTGGTCTGGCCAATGGACGCAGGGTAATGGGTATATCATCAATACGGCTCAATTCGCCTATCAATTTACCAATGGCGATTTCAACTATTGGGACCCGTATTATGATAATTTGCAGGATTACCAGTTTGTAATCGACAATGCTGACGCAAATAGCCAGAAGTATCTGAAAGGGCCCTCAAAAGTCATGAAAGCCATGCTGTACCAGCAATTGGTCGATATGTATGGGAATTTGCCGTATTCAGATGCATTGAAAGCGACAACGTCGCTGGCCCCAAAATTCGATGATCAGAAAGCGGTCTACGAATCGCTTATTGCCTTGTTAGACGAGGCTATTACGGATTTAAAAGCCAACGCCTTTGCCAGTGCTTTTACTGGTTCCGATATTGTCTTCGGTGGTAATATTACCAAATGGGTTCAATTTGCCAACTCCCTCAAAATGAGAATTCTTATTCGTCAGTCTAAAGTTTCAGGGCGCGATACGTATATCAAAACTGAAATCAATAAGATTGTTACTGAAGGTTCTGGTTTTATTACGGCATCAGAGGTTGCGGTTGGTGGGCCTTCGTTCTTTTTAGCGACGGCCGGGAAACTAAATCCTGTATACGACCGCTGGGGTTATGACGCTAACGGCGCAAAACGAGCTCTTAACAACTATCCGCGGTTAACGCAGTTTCTCGTCAATAGCCTCAAAGCGTCTGGTGATACCCTACGCCTGAAGCGGATTGCCTATGCCAATGGCGGTGAGAATTCCAGTACGCCGGGCGTAAGTACCCTCAAAGAAGTCGCAGCTAACTATTCTGGTACACCGTTTGGGGCCAGTTCTGGCTACTTACCCGCCAATACAACCTCGCTGGGGCCAAGTCTGATCGTGAAAGGGGAATACAACCGTCCTTACATTCTTATGACAGCCTCCGAAGTGCAATTTCTGTTGGCAGAAGCGAAACAACGCTATACAGATGTAACACTACCGAATACTGCGAAAGCATATTTTGAAGAAGGTATTGTTCAGTCGTTCCGTGTCCTGGGAGCAAATACTGCCGGTGCTGCAGCTTTTAAAGGTAGCAAAATTCAAAACTATGACTGGGATGCATCGACTGATAAATTGGCCGCGATAGCTATTCAGAAATGGATTTCGTTCGTAAACTTCAACGGTCTGGAGGCCTGGGCTGAATACCGACGGACGAACCTGCCGGTTATTCCGCAGAGTATTCAGGTGCCTGACAACAAACGTCCAGTGCGGTTTTTCTACCCCAATACGGAGTCTGGTTCAAATACGGCCAACGTAACCGCTCAGGGCAATATTGACGCATTTGCGACGAAACTGTTCTGGGACGTAGACTAAACGACCCGGATCGTTTTCTGAAAAGGAGGCTCATCAATTTGATGACCTCCTTTTTTTTGCCAGAAGCTGTTTACCACCGTTTAGCTGGCGACAGAACATGACCGATTTAGGCGGTTAGTACAAAACTAATTTTGAAACCAATAAGGATGTTCTCTACTACAGTTGATTAACTTTAGAGAGACACAATTTAAACTGATTAAAAATTTCACTGATAATAAAGTAAGTAGTAATTCTGGCGCTATTATTGTAGGGTTTTTAGAAATAATAGAATTGCGAGTTCGATTAGGTTATCCTCATCAAGGTGTCTGATCTTATTTGTTGATTGAGAAAAAAACAAAAAAACGAGCCGACAATGTCAGCCCGTTTTTCGCATTACGCTTTATCCAACTATTAAATTATTCTAAAATGAAGCATCTTACCCGATGGCCGAATCGATTTGGCCATTGAGATTGGGTATATGCGGCTACAAAGAACCTATCCTTTCTAACAGGCTAACATACCGTCGAATAAATAAAGTCCCTGAGTACATTGCAGACCACTAATCGGTTTACAAAAAGTATAGCTATTAATATATTTAATATAATTATTATGTGTTTATGGTGATGCCAATGCGTAGTATTTACTAAGCGGTAGTTACTGATTTATAGCGAAAATATCTTATTTTTTAACCAAATGGTCTTATTGCAGGACTAGTCGTTTCGCTGAAAATAGCTACTACATACCCACATATCAGCGATCTGAAAGACAAACCTTTTCGGGAAATCCAAGTTATTCTAAACACAAATAGTACTCAACGCCATGGAAAACGACACGAAAGACGTAAAGCGCGACGATGCGCAAATTAACGGACGGACCAAAGGCCCTTTTGGTTCGGATGACGCCGATGTCGATCGGCGCGAACAGGATAATAAACATCAGTACGAGCAGGAAAACTCCGCCAACGGTCTGGATAGTCAGCAAGTTCGTGGAGGGCAGGATGGCCGCAATGATCGTGCCATTGGAAGTACG comes from Spirosoma aureum and encodes:
- a CDS encoding SusD/RagB family nutrient-binding outer membrane lipoprotein, which translates into the protein MKFKTIIIAALVAVIGTSCDPKSYLDVNTNPNQLPTASPSFVFTNALNTSARNIAGNTDGQGSSEIGFYWSGQWTQGNGYIINTAQFAYQFTNGDFNYWDPYYDNLQDYQFVIDNADANSQKYLKGPSKVMKAMLYQQLVDMYGNLPYSDALKATTSLAPKFDDQKAVYESLIALLDEAITDLKANAFASAFTGSDIVFGGNITKWVQFANSLKMRILIRQSKVSGRDTYIKTEINKIVTEGSGFITASEVAVGGPSFFLATAGKLNPVYDRWGYDANGAKRALNNYPRLTQFLVNSLKASGDTLRLKRIAYANGGENSSTPGVSTLKEVAANYSGTPFGASSGYLPANTTSLGPSLIVKGEYNRPYILMTASEVQFLLAEAKQRYTDVTLPNTAKAYFEEGIVQSFRVLGANTAGAAAFKGSKIQNYDWDASTDKLAAIAIQKWISFVNFNGLEAWAEYRRTNLPVIPQSIQVPDNKRPVRFFYPNTESGSNTANVTAQGNIDAFATKLFWDVD